One part of the Humulus lupulus chromosome 9, drHumLupu1.1, whole genome shotgun sequence genome encodes these proteins:
- the LOC133800187 gene encoding uncharacterized protein LOC133800187, translating to MVRTRGASSKKIPASQSRKVPSPSPPPSVSTAPPSVPAAATSVGKSCKSKACNKVFSLSLEHPMVFPDISADIVDVAPPSEVVVPSRAKDPSPLPIDSSLTARAKSKSVSSSSKAAAVGLLKLPLKLSQSKKTSGAPKRKLGFDTSASPLTAAKKRLKAHPPSLSSSKSDPEEEKLESEATRDTTLSNEMVPDNAESEAESDEPEKEDIVPSEQEVESDSEPSATPLSSKAKGKRPISDPTPSPKCSVKEFYANLTNEIIEPKSSLYNKVFVRGHWFFFSPQDIALAFHLPLDVEDDDDVASLDKDTVITQLVGQKMVWPSNTVISVSNLTYTYVVLHKFATTNWKPTSHTATISFDMASFLYKVGTDLGINLALVIHDQIIGFRKGNRKNMNLPFPQVIYKVLSMQKKDLQRDQEDLVDPTTAASYKASAPPSEATDVPSTKKVKPQSLKFASDDIPHASSSVATDSGLVATEIAVVRASVDSLAARVMSIEELQHSVLEAIQSLSKDPIA from the exons ATGGTGAGAACTCGTGGTGCTTCCTCTAAGAAGATCCCTGCTTCTCAATCCCGAAAGGTGCCATCTCCTTCGCCTCCTCCATCTGTGTCAACGGCGCCTCCATCTGTTCCAGCAGCTGCCACATCTGTTGGGAAATCTTGCAAATCCAAGGCATGCAATAAggtgttctctctctctcttgaacaCCCCATGGTGTTTCCAGATATCTCAGCAGACATTGTCGATGTTGCACCACCATCTGAAGTGGTGGTGCCCTCTCGAGCCAAGGACCCATCTCCTCTTCCGATTGATTCGTCTCTGACGGCTAGGGCAAAATCAAAATCTGTTTCATCTTCTTCCAAAGCTGCTGCTGTTGGGTTACTCAAACTGCCCTTGAAGCTGAGCCAGTCCAAGAAAACTTCTGGGGCTCCCAAAAGGAAATTGGGATTTGACACGTCTGCTTCCCCCTTGACTGCTGCCAAGAAAAGATTGAAGGCTCATCCCCCTTCTCTGTCTTCCTCCAAATCTGACCCTGAGGAAGAAAAGTTGGAATCTGAAGCAACTCGTGATACCACATTGTCTAATGAAATGGTTCCTGACAATGCAGaatcagaggctgagtctgatgAGCCAGAAAAAGAAGACATTGTCCCCTCTGAACAAGAAGTCGAATCTGACTCAGAACCAAGTGCAACTCCTTTGTCATCCAAGGCTAAAGGAAAGAGACCAATTTCTGATCCAACACCTTCTCCAAAATGTTCAG tcaaggaattctatgccaatcttACTAATGAAATTATTGAACCTAAATCTTCTCTGTATAATAAAGTGTTTGTTAGGGGCCATTGGTTCTTTTTTTCTCCTCAAGACATTGCCCTTGCATTTCATCTTCCCCTTGATGTcgaggatgatgatgatgttgcctCTCTTGACAAGGATACGGTTATCACTCAATTGGTAGGGCAAAAAATGGTATGGCCATCTAATACAGTCATCTCGGTCTCTAATCTCACCTACACTTATGTTGTCCTCCATAAGTTTGCCACAACGAATTGGAAGCCCACTTCTCACACCGCCACTATCTCTTTTGATATGGCTTCATTTTTGTACAAGGTGGGGACCGATCTTGGTATAAATTTGGCTTTGGTTATTCATGATCAAATCATTGGTTTTCGCAAAGGTAATAGGAAAAACATGAATCTTCCTTTTCCTCaagttatttataaagtgttgagtaTGCAGAAAAAAGATCTTCAACGTGATCAAGAAGATTTGGTGGATCCCACTACTGCTGCTTCCTACAAGGCCTCTGCTCCTCCTTCTGAAGCCACTGATGTTCCATCAACCAAGAAAGTCAAGCCCCAATCTTTGAAGTTTGCCTCGGATGACATTCCTCATGCGTCCTCCTCTGTTGCCACAGATTCCGGACTTGTTGCAACAGAAATAGCTGTTGTTCGAGCCTCTGTTGATTCCTTGGCTGCTCGAGTGATGTCAATTGAAGAACTGCAACATTCTGTGTTGGAGGCTATTCAATCTCTATCCAAAGATCCAAtcgcttag